A genome region from Maridesulfovibrio salexigens DSM 2638 includes the following:
- a CDS encoding biotin carboxylase N-terminal domain-containing protein, giving the protein MYKGEHKVLIANRGEIAIRIAKACLELNQNFVCVYTEADSESGHVRFARENGGENSLFCISSYRDANEIFSVADRSGASAIHPGYGFFAEDFRFARRVVKREKPLIFIGPSWRVIQELGDKINTKRLARSLGVPTVPGSDSPIYDELEAVELADSLFAFQKEQGFQAPAIMVKASAGGGGMGIEEVNDPDEFRSVYRRIRNYAKRQFNDEGVLIEQRIYGFNHLEVQVVCERSGRKHIHFGTRNCSVQSSGNQKRIEVAPGFAPQEIHYIFNASGVLDSITEHSLSMARAVNYDNVGTWEWIVTPRGEPFLMEVNTRIQVENGVSAAISAIKGERNVNIVREQVRLGLGEALGYAQEDVDLSGAAIEYRIIAENPDYDFAPWVGTIDKFRWQEEEWLEVYTQVPTDRPYEIPTEFDPNLALAIVRGDNLEHAKQRGVKFLKGLILQGQDRAGRKLESNISYLIDKSSGLLEF; this is encoded by the coding sequence GTGTACAAAGGTGAACATAAGGTCCTAATTGCCAACCGTGGTGAAATTGCCATCAGGATAGCCAAAGCCTGTCTGGAGCTTAATCAGAATTTTGTCTGCGTTTATACTGAGGCGGACAGTGAAAGCGGGCATGTACGTTTTGCGCGGGAAAATGGTGGTGAGAACAGCCTTTTTTGCATTAGTTCCTACCGCGATGCCAATGAAATTTTCAGTGTTGCGGACCGTAGCGGAGCCTCGGCCATTCATCCGGGATACGGATTTTTTGCTGAAGATTTCAGGTTTGCGCGCCGGGTGGTGAAAAGGGAAAAACCGCTTATCTTTATCGGACCTTCGTGGCGGGTGATTCAGGAATTGGGTGACAAGATTAATACAAAACGTCTTGCACGCAGTTTGGGAGTGCCGACCGTTCCCGGGTCCGACAGTCCTATTTATGATGAACTTGAGGCTGTCGAGCTTGCCGACAGCCTTTTCGCTTTTCAGAAGGAGCAGGGATTTCAGGCCCCGGCCATCATGGTTAAGGCTTCTGCCGGTGGTGGGGGGATGGGGATTGAAGAAGTAAACGATCCCGATGAGTTCCGTTCTGTTTACAGGCGTATCCGCAATTACGCCAAGCGTCAGTTCAATGATGAAGGCGTTCTCATTGAGCAGCGTATTTACGGATTCAACCATCTTGAAGTTCAAGTTGTTTGTGAACGAAGCGGGCGTAAGCACATCCATTTCGGAACCCGCAACTGTTCGGTGCAGAGTAGCGGTAATCAGAAGCGGATCGAAGTCGCTCCCGGATTTGCACCTCAAGAAATTCACTATATTTTCAATGCTTCCGGGGTGCTGGACAGCATAACGGAACACTCTCTGTCTATGGCCCGTGCCGTTAATTATGATAACGTGGGAACATGGGAATGGATTGTTACTCCGCGCGGCGAGCCTTTTCTCATGGAGGTCAACACCCGCATTCAGGTTGAGAACGGAGTTTCCGCTGCGATCTCGGCAATCAAGGGTGAGCGCAATGTGAATATCGTGCGTGAGCAGGTCCGGCTCGGATTAGGTGAAGCCTTGGGCTACGCTCAGGAGGATGTAGACCTTTCCGGAGCAGCCATCGAGTACCGCATTATTGCCGAGAATCCGGACTATGATTTTGCTCCGTGGGTAGGTACGATTGACAAGTTCCGCTGGCAGGAAGAAGAGTGGCTTGAGGTTTATACTCAGGTGCCCACTGACCGTCCTTATGAAATTCCCACTGAATTCGATCCCAACCTCGCGCTGGCAATTGTTCGCGGTGACAATCTGGAACATGCCAAGCAGCGCGGAGTTAAATTTTTAAAGGGCCTGATTCTGCAAGGGCAGGATCGGGCGGGACGTAAGCTTGAATCCAATATTTCGTATTTGATTGATAAGAGCTCCGGTTTGTTGGAATTTTAG
- a CDS encoding PilZ domain-containing protein: MDISFDSSSARGAFRTSLPGLALRIEGYPSAYSVKDFSVNGLAFSAGNDSFEVDQQFKVDFVLGKKELLTGLDIKVVRDIGKGLMGCIYVDLDKYQEARLDKLVLEVQKRMILLRKKKGAS; this comes from the coding sequence ATGGATATTTCATTCGATAGCAGTTCGGCAAGAGGAGCTTTCCGGACCAGTCTTCCCGGACTGGCTCTCAGGATTGAAGGTTATCCTTCCGCTTATAGCGTGAAGGATTTTAGTGTTAACGGTCTCGCTTTTTCTGCTGGTAATGACAGTTTCGAAGTGGATCAGCAATTCAAGGTTGATTTTGTTCTCGGCAAAAAAGAGCTTTTAACCGGACTTGATATCAAAGTGGTGCGTGATATCGGAAAAGGTTTGATGGGCTGCATTTATGTTGATCTGGATAAGTATCAGGAAGCACGTCTTGATAAGTTGGTTTTAGAAGTCCAGAAACGAATGATCCTGTTGCGCAAGAAAAAAGGCGCATCCTGA